The Dioscorea cayenensis subsp. rotundata cultivar TDr96_F1 chromosome 11, TDr96_F1_v2_PseudoChromosome.rev07_lg8_w22 25.fasta, whole genome shotgun sequence genomic interval TCATCAATAACACATGACCTTGAATctaatcaatcaaaaccattacataattaacattaaataattgattaatcaacaaaaatatgaacttacaaaatttattataagataaattaacctataaaaaaataatataacttaattttgataaaccagtttacaaatattaatgaaaatctGAGATAAGTTAAGATGGGATAttaatcattattaaatttataatcggttaaataatattaaattttttttaaataaaatactttcatttatacattaacttttttttataataaattaatctatttttaaattttaaaagcaataagataatagtttaatttaatttaatttaatatgaaccGGATTCAATTAAACGGTGTCACCGGATTATATCCACTTAAATCAGAAATTGCTAGATCAtaagttttacaatttttatttaattttaatttctctttatcatCTAAACCTGTAAACGTTAAACTAGCAATTCCCTccataaatcataaattataaattgtacGGTTTActatttagggttttaaggcttaaatttaggattagatttttagaGTTTTGGGTACTGGGGGttgcaatttaaaatttagtatttagggtttaagttaaAATGTTGGTAATAAGATTTTATAGTATTTGGATTTAAGATTTTATGGTTTTAGATAAAGgttaataatgttttataatatttaaaatttaggaatttatattaatttaatttaaaatttatataaaaaaattaagtgaatGATGACGTGGATGTCAACTTAGCATCTACGCcattaaaaaatctatatatttgaTCTGACTTGGTGATCTCTAATTGTAAAGAGATATAGTCTGACGTGTTGTTACTTTTTAATTGGAAAGAGATATAATCTGACGTGGTGTTACcgttttatataattttttttctctatttttaaatactataatattctcgatttttttttttacatttgtcctttcttacattaatatatatatacaattgttttttaaaaacatgagaaaagcttttaaataataataaaataagtatgGATCCGAATCCTTTGTTTGGGATCGAAATCCAATCCCATTCTAATCCCTAATCGTGAGAAACTTTTTCCCAATCATGAAAAACTTCCGATAATCTCCACCCTCCGGACTCCGGCGACCCTTAACAATGCCACGCGAATGTCCAATCCACAAGACCAGAGCTCCTCCACCACTTTTGCGCAGAGTTCCCCAATTTTTCTCCGTACAGGTTTGGCTCTAAACTTCAGAACTTTATTTCTATGATGAAAATGACATCTAGTATCCCTAATTCTCTTTGATTTAGCAAATCAACCAAtcttatttgaaatatatatatatatatatatatattcaagaaaaaaaagaattttccttatttttacatgtttttttaaatttttgatttcgTATGATCCtctttaacaataatttttatagatCTAATCTAAAATCCCAATCatgttgttcatttttttttctttgttggaatttttaaattccatatattcttttaatattttttttaaaaataataataaattataagagTAACGGTCATGATTAGACTGACTAGACTGAGATTCCCCAAATAGGGAAATAAAGTGACTAAAAACATACTGTATATTAGAAATTAAAAGtgctaaatttatataatagaggactattttaatattttgacttTAAATCAAATCTTTTCAACTTCTAATCGGACTAAGTTAaataatgtaatataatatatatatatatatacattagaaACTTCAGAAAAACTATTATCGGTGGGCATAGGCAGACATTAAGAAGCGCATGAATAATGGTAACAAAACTCACCACCTCCTCCtctacctcttcttcttcttccttatttTCCAATCCCTTTAATTCTCCAGCGCGGTTTTGAGttgataattaatcaaaaggaaaacaagaaagggaatatgaatcaaaagaaaaacaagcaagGAAATATTAAGAGGACGTTGAAGGTGAAGGCAGGTAGTTGTTACTTGCCAAAACCAAAGAATCAGCGAATGAACGGCGACGATGCAATGTTTGTGTGCGAGGAAGTGATGATCGCCGGTGTGGCCGACGGCGTCGGTGGGTGGGCGAGGGAAGGTATCGATCCGGGTGAGTATGCGAGAGAGCTCATGGCTAGAGCTGAAGAAGCAGTGAGACGACGAGTGTATGAGAAAGAAATGAAGGGTTCTGGTGTTGGTGggaagcagcagcagcagcagcagcagcagctgcAGCTGGAACCCTTTGATGTGTTATCTGAAGCTTATCATGGTATTACAGTTCCTGGAGCATCCACTGCATGCATTGTTGCACTCCATGATATTCCTCACCAGGTTTGCTTTTTATTCTttcagaaaaaataattattaatttttttatttatttaatcttgcAACTAGAGAGACCACCCGCTCACGACTCAAATCTTCTGTCGTAATTTGAAAGGGAGTCTAactactaattttttataagagtTAATTACATTATTACTTATCTGTGatagtttttttatctttttatttatcttatgaTAAATAGAAATATCATAACTGAGACATTGAaactacacaaaaaaaaattgtaatagtgTGTTTAatttgagttgggtttgatgcCGATCGTCTTTTTTGAAGAACACATTCCAATGTTcagcatgcatatatgcatatgatttttttattagaataagaattaaaattggggatatatatgaattaaaattgGAGTAGACATGAGTTATCAAAAGgttagattaattatttttattgagggCTCTTGGGATGGATGTATGAGAAAAAACAGTaagtgaaatatatattttttttagcataagttttttttagaaGGTTAAAACATGTTACTATTTGGACATATTACCGCATAAACACTTTGATTTTAGATGTGAAGAAACATAATAACATTTAGATGGAAGATATTTCACCAGTTGGATGGAAGATCTCTTTTCCTCtaatttttagaatataaaaaacTGTTTTTTTCCTACagatttgtataattatatttaatttatttttaaatcatgtgTTGCAGAAACTAACTGCAGTGAATGTTGGAGACTCTGGTTTCGTGGTTGTGAGAAATGGCTTCACAATTTTCAAGTCTTCAATTCAACAACACAGGTTCAATACAACATACAGTCTGGGCCAAAATAACCAACGCcaagatgatttcaaaagaGCACAGgttaatttgattcttatctCACAATTATCAATctcaataaaaactttattcAATTAATGTGCATTTCttattatttctctctttttatctCATAATAACATCACTAATCCCcaagttattttatatttcaattgGGTGATCAAATAGTTAAATTAAGTAGCTAGGGAATCACTAATATATGAAGAATCtaactatatataattttgcatGCAAATGATAACAGTCGATAGAGGTTGCTGTGGAGGCAGATGATATAGTAGTGCTTGGAACTGATGGACTATTTGACAATGTCTTCAGTCAAGAAATTGAAGATCTTATAAGAAACAAGATAAATCTCATTACTAAACCTGAAAAACTGGCCACTAAAATTGCAAAGATGGCTGAGGAATTCtccaaaagaaaattgaaagtaacACCTTACAGTATGGCAAAATCAGAAGCTGTGAAAACATACAAAGGTGGCAAGCGAGATGATATTACTGTTGTGGTACTGCACATTGTTGCCTCTGATAAATGACTAGTTATATACCATAGAGAGTTCAAAATTCTCTTTCTGTGTATATTCTATGGATTAGATTTTGtgatttgtattttatattttgctttatatttgttttgtatgttaATGGACCTTTTGTGTTGGAATTAATGAAATTCTCTTATTTAAACTATTAAAAGAGATAATTTTCTACATGCaaagggtttttttaatttttttaattttaatttttggcatATATGATCAGCACTGGAAAACATACAATATAAATGACAGTCTGCCAAGTGCGactaaaatgatatattatgaATCAATGATAAATCTCACTTATTCTGCAATTTTGGAGAAGTAGAGAATATGACTCCTCTTAAGGTggacttaataaataaaaaattaatagtatTAAACGATAGGGGAAATTTGACCTTTCATCTTCTCAATCACGTCTCCATGCCATTTCAATGCTTTGAACAGTATTTGACTTTTCTAAATTTTCTAATCTATgcttaaaatataaattgagaTAATTTAACCTATGGCCCAAAataacaatcaaataatcaaaacaatattttggAAAACCCTATATAATATTGTGTGGCGAAAGTGGGGCCGGTGGGGCCACTGCTCTCCCTAGATTTTGGgaaacttaattaatatttaaaaaaaatcattcaaaccTCCTTTGAAAAATCAAACTACTACtcaccaataaaaaaaagataaatgtgctttttaaattaaaatttcaaatttatttaatttatacaaatatggtacaaaattaaaatattttatgaatataaacaaatcTTATATTTACAACCCTATACTAGCAACTAATTATTATAAGGTGGAtcatacaaattttttaaaatacaaaaaaaaaatctaggttcaacagttaattaaaaaaaaaatcataactctTGTAACAAAGCAGTCGGTACTTTATTACCACTTTGGTTGAAGATATTAATCCTATCATACATGTCCAcaattctcttaaaaaaaaacaaatcataaattatgatctataataataaaattattattatacatataatcAAGGGTAcagattttactttttttaatcaagggGGAGAAAAGGATagaaaaatacttaaatttttcatctgtattattattattatttattttatttatttttgaaaaaaaagtttcaatCATTAGTATTTCAATAGAATTAGGATTCAATGAAACGGTGATACCATTTTGTCCCCTCAAATCATAAGTTGCcacattaaaattttatctctcttttaaaaaaaaataataatttttttgttatctaAAACTATAAACACTAAACTGAAAACCCCTCCCGAAACCCTAAATTATAAACTACAAACCCCTTCTGGGCATTCGGATGtgaaatttagggtttagggttatgttttagaatttttgatatagtttttatagtatttgggtttataaTTATAGTGTTTAGGTAtggttttataatgttttataattttaaaaatttacaaatttatacagtttgaatttaaaatttatagaaaaaataacGTGAATGACATGGATATCAAGTTAATATCCgcgtcatttaaaaaaactatttagtCTGTGGTGATTTATAATTAGAAGGGATAAAATCCTTGTCTATTTGAATATTGAGACAgttatatgatttaaaaaaatatatttaagctttgtttaaattaaaaaccgaGGACTTCTGATACTAATAGGACTATAACAAATAATATCAACTGATCACGTTCTAATTTCAAGAAAGAATAATTACTGcacacataaatattaaaaccttaacataaattatttattggtgTGTGCTTAGGCTGAAGGAAGTGCATGAAAATTAAGTGGTAACAAAACTcacctcctcttcttcttctttttcttcttcctcttcttttggttttcacgatatatatatatatatatatcttatttattggttttgagttgataattaatcaaaagaaaaaaacaaggaaaggaaaatgaagagggtGTTGAAGATGGAAGCCGGTTGGAGTTACTCGCCAAAGCCGAAGAAGCAGCGAAAGAATGGAGACGATGCAATGTTTGTGTGCGAAGATTTGATGATCGCCGGTGTAGCCGACGGTAGTGGCGGAACCAAGGCCGGGCTCGGCTCCCCCCCCCGGCTCCGGTGAGGTTGCTTTCCGGCAGCCAtgaagttagggtttttatttatatattattgttatataatattttgtttgtaactAATTGTCATATGATGTCAATGTTAGGTTTTTGATACTTTTACtaactaaaaataagttttttatattttcaaaaagttgctaaaatttaaaattttaataaatttaaagaaaaaattaaattgataatgaggcattgaaatttttaataaaaatttatgaataatattaataaaatttataaaaataatttaatgattttaaag includes:
- the LOC120271674 gene encoding probable protein phosphatase 2C 55; the encoded protein is MNGDDAMFVCEEVMIAGVADGVGGWAREGIDPGEYARELMARAEEAVRRRVYEKEMKGSGVGGKQQQQQQQQLQLEPFDVLSEAYHGITVPGASTACIVALHDIPHQKLTAVNVGDSGFVVVRNGFTIFKSSIQQHRFNTTYSLGQNNQRQDDFKRAQSIEVAVEADDIVVLGTDGLFDNVFSQEIEDLIRNKINLITKPEKLATKIAKMAEEFSKRKLKVTPYSMAKSEAVKTYKGGKRDDITVVVLHIVASDK